AAACACCGGCACGTTGATCGCCAACGATCTCGATTTCAAAAGGCTCAGGGCTCTGAGCGGGAATCTGAACAGGCTCGGCGTGACAAACACGATCATATGCAATTACAACGGCATAACGCTGCCCGAAAAGACGCTCTTCGATAAGGTCCTCCTCGACGCCCCGTGCTCGGCCGAGGGAAACGCCAGGAGATCGCCTTTCCTGAGAGGAGGCGCTAACCTCACCTACATAAGGAGGATCTCCTCGTTCCAGAAAAACGCCATCCTCAAAGCGATAGATCTGACGAAAATCGGCGGAGTGATCGTCTATTCGACATGCACCTTCGCCCCTGAGGAGAACGAGATGGTCATACAACATGCCCTTGAAAACCGCCCCGTTCGGCTTGAGCCGATCGATATCGATATACCTCATCTCGCCGGCCTAAGCGAATGGGAGGGAAGGAGGTTCCATCCCGATATGGAACTCTGTATCCGGATATACCCGCATCTTCTGGATTCAGGCGGCGCCTTTGTCGCAAAGCTGAGAAAGCTGGATGATCCCAGGGGGAAAAAGGACAGGATAGACGAGATGGAACATCCGTCAGATCCGGCGGACGACGTCGTGGGGTATTACCGCGATAGGTTCGACGTTGATCCGTCCGCCTTTGAGGGCATGAGTTTCATCAGAAGATCCGATTACATGTGGATGACCACCGCGGATCTGAGGATGCTTGAGATCTTCAGGACGTCGGGTTTCGGCCTCAGGATAGCGGGGCTTATGAGGGGAGGCAGGATCAGACCCACCGATTGGGGATTGGTCTATCTGGGAGATAGGATCAGGAAAAGCAGAGTTGAACTTCCGATCGAAGTGCTGCGCAGCGTCCTGCTCTCGGGAGGGGCGAAGGTGGAGGCGTCGGCCGAAAACGGGTATGTCGCCCTCTGCTTCAGGGATGAGGTGATCGGAAACGGCCTTATGGCCGGCGGACATGTCAAATGTAAGATGCAGGCCTCCCACAGAAACGGCCTTTACGAATCACTGAGGATGGAGGGGATTTTATGAGGAAAGCCATCACGTCCATCTTAGTTCTCCTCTCGCTTATCGTCTCATCTTCCCTTTTCGCCATCGACGATGAGGTTCATAGGCTCCGCAGGGCTCAGATGGTCGATGTGCTTAAGCGGGAGGGCATAAAGGATAAGAACGTGCTTGAGGCGATGGGAGAGGTGCCGAGACATGAGTTCGTCCCGAAAAACCTCACCCGCTATGCCTATGAGAACCGTCCCCTGCCGATAGGTTATGGCCAGACCATATCCCAGCCTTACATCGTCGCGCTGATGACGGAGCTTCTGAAGGTGAACAAGGACAGCGTGGTGCTGGAGGTGGGAACCGGATCGGGGTATCAGGCGGCGGTGCTATCGAAGCTCGTTAAAAAGGTTTACACGATAGAGATCATCAAGGAACTGGGCGAACCGGCCAAGAAGCGGCTGCGAAAACTCGGCTACAAGAACGTCGAGGTGAAGATAGGCGACGGATATTACGGATGGAAGGAACACGCCCCCTTCGACGCCATAATCGTCACGTGTGCCGCGCGTCATGTTCCGCCC
The window above is part of the Candidatus Poribacteria bacterium genome. Proteins encoded here:
- a CDS encoding RsmB/NOP family class I SAM-dependent RNA methyltransferase, whose protein sequence is MERYKNIIPNWGEFLKAIQRPMPHTLRVNTLKISPDDLRRRLEEKGLKVEMAPWCPYFFTVRGTKSIGLLFEYWQGYYYPQEASSMAAPLALDPQPGQRILDMCAAPGGKATHLAEMMRNTGTLIANDLDFKRLRALSGNLNRLGVTNTIICNYNGITLPEKTLFDKVLLDAPCSAEGNARRSPFLRGGANLTYIRRISSFQKNAILKAIDLTKIGGVIVYSTCTFAPEENEMVIQHALENRPVRLEPIDIDIPHLAGLSEWEGRRFHPDMELCIRIYPHLLDSGGAFVAKLRKLDDPRGKKDRIDEMEHPSDPADDVVGYYRDRFDVDPSAFEGMSFIRRSDYMWMTTADLRMLEIFRTSGFGLRIAGLMRGGRIRPTDWGLVYLGDRIRKSRVELPIEVLRSVLLSGGAKVEASAENGYVALCFRDEVIGNGLMAGGHVKCKMQASHRNGLYESLRMEGIL
- a CDS encoding protein-L-isoaspartate(D-aspartate) O-methyltransferase, whose amino-acid sequence is MRKAITSILVLLSLIVSSSLFAIDDEVHRLRRAQMVDVLKREGIKDKNVLEAMGEVPRHEFVPKNLTRYAYENRPLPIGYGQTISQPYIVALMTELLKVNKDSVVLEVGTGSGYQAAVLSKLVKKVYTIEIIKELGEPAKKRLRKLGYKNVEVKIGDGYYGWKEHAPFDAIIVTCAARHVPPPLIKQLKPGGRMCIPVGSFLYQNLILIEKTKEGKLKQRNIIPVMFVPLLGPNRKPR